In Clostridiaceae bacterium, the following are encoded in one genomic region:
- the flhF gene encoding flagellar biosynthesis protein FlhF gives MIIKRYIGNNTQEAIMKMKADLGADSLILNTKKVRKKGFLNYFKKPMVEVLAAVDDNNIKTSQNNKEDVKDSTSERTDIVELNKKVRSMEALLNKIGEKLELSGAFLSNNVKSEDETSISSKTLKTFYNNLINNEVSEEYACKIIEDTRNLIKENASINEIVSAMKSVISSILGKPSLINYESGGKPRVVIFVGPTGVGKTTTLAKIAANLMLIEGKKVGLITADTYRIAAVEQLRTYAQILSLPVSVIYSCDEIAEAIKNYGDKDIVLVDTAGRGHRNKTQMEELKQLLEISQPDEVYLVLGMNTSMRTCKEIIKNYDFLKDYKLIFTKADETSAYGIILNTRIATGKSLSYISNGQNVPDDIEVADIEMIIKNLIGSIS, from the coding sequence ATGATAATAAAGAGGTATATAGGCAACAACACCCAGGAAGCGATTATGAAGATGAAAGCAGACTTAGGTGCTGATTCGCTAATCTTAAATACAAAGAAAGTTCGGAAGAAGGGTTTCTTAAATTACTTCAAAAAACCTATGGTTGAAGTATTGGCTGCGGTTGACGATAATAATATTAAAACTTCACAAAACAATAAAGAGGATGTTAAGGATTCAACATCTGAACGTACTGATATTGTTGAATTAAATAAAAAAGTAAGAAGCATGGAGGCTTTACTCAATAAAATCGGGGAGAAGCTGGAATTATCTGGTGCTTTTTTATCTAACAACGTGAAAAGTGAGGATGAAACAAGTATTTCCTCCAAAACCCTTAAAACTTTTTATAACAATCTCATAAATAATGAAGTTAGCGAAGAATATGCATGTAAAATTATTGAAGATACTCGCAATTTAATTAAAGAAAATGCCAGTATAAATGAAATAGTTTCAGCAATGAAAAGCGTGATTTCAAGTATTTTGGGCAAACCTTCATTAATTAATTACGAATCAGGCGGAAAACCAAGAGTAGTAATTTTTGTAGGACCTACTGGTGTTGGGAAAACTACGACGTTGGCAAAAATAGCTGCCAATCTTATGCTAATTGAAGGAAAAAAAGTCGGTTTAATTACAGCTGATACTTACAGGATAGCTGCTGTTGAACAATTAAGGACATATGCGCAAATTTTAAGTCTCCCTGTTTCAGTTATTTATTCCTGTGATGAGATAGCAGAAGCAATTAAAAATTACGGAGATAAAGATATAGTTCTTGTTGATACAGCAGGAAGAGGGCATAGAAATAAAACACAAATGGAAGAACTGAAACAGCTTTTAGAAATATCACAACCGGATGAAGTATATCTTGTTCTGGGCATGAACACGAGTATGCGCACCTGTAAGGAAATAATTAAAAACTATGACTTTTTAAAAGATTACAAGTTAATTTTCACAAAAGCTGATGAAACTTCAGCATACGGTATTATTTTAAATACAAGGATAGCAACCGGAAAAAGCCTTTCTTATATATCAAATGGCCAGAATGTACCAGATGATATTGAGGTGGCCGATATTGAAATGATAATAAAAAATCTTATAGGGAGTATTAGCTAG